Proteins from one uncultured Umboniibacter sp. genomic window:
- the trxC gene encoding thioredoxin TrxC codes for MCPHCSGLNRVPEDKLAATPHCGMCRQLIFTGGPVSYNRSQFLRARDKSDQLLVVDFWADWCGPCRGFAPTFKRAAEVLDQQARFIKVDTQAEELLARELNIRSLPTIAVYRNGKELNRLAGALDLAQFTKWLAPYL; via the coding sequence ATGTGTCCACATTGTTCAGGTTTAAATCGAGTTCCAGAGGATAAATTGGCGGCTACACCGCATTGCGGCATGTGCCGGCAGTTAATCTTCACAGGTGGGCCAGTAAGTTATAATCGATCTCAATTCCTCCGTGCTAGAGACAAATCCGATCAGTTACTGGTGGTAGATTTCTGGGCCGACTGGTGTGGGCCGTGTAGAGGCTTCGCTCCTACCTTTAAACGTGCTGCCGAGGTGCTTGATCAGCAAGCGCGCTTCATCAAGGTGGATACGCAAGCCGAGGAATTATTGGCGAGGGAACTCAATATTCGCTCACTGCCGACCATTGCAGTCTATCGCAACGGCAAAGAGCTCAATCGTTTGGCGGGTGCTTTGGACTTAGCTCAGTTTACTAAGTGGTTAGCGCCTTATCTCTAG
- a CDS encoding HEPN domain-containing protein gives MLQLNPAIDSGYSSEMNTSPESLKASLKSRSINGPLATRLHRAISWLSSANESDSDDLRFITLWIAFSACLGVADEQHTKLGERSLFQLFIRRLISRDEQKLVESVIWNTYPNAVASLLENPYVMQEFWEHQRDNNPEWDAVLTRQRLRASRYFTEREGAKILGLVLDRLSVLRNQIMFGGATFKSSVNRSQVSEGALLLEELVPAVISVMLQSADDDWGQIYYPVMSQLAE, from the coding sequence ATGCTTCAATTGAATCCCGCTATCGACTCGGGTTACTCTAGTGAAATGAATACTTCTCCCGAAAGCCTCAAGGCCAGCTTAAAGTCGCGCTCAATTAATGGGCCACTAGCCACTCGACTCCATCGTGCGATTAGCTGGCTATCGAGCGCAAATGAGAGCGATTCTGACGATCTGCGCTTCATTACACTTTGGATAGCCTTCAGTGCCTGTCTGGGTGTTGCCGACGAGCAACATACCAAGCTTGGCGAGCGATCTCTGTTCCAGTTGTTTATCCGGCGTTTGATTTCAAGGGATGAGCAAAAGCTGGTGGAAAGTGTGATCTGGAATACCTACCCCAATGCCGTTGCATCATTACTCGAGAACCCCTATGTGATGCAAGAATTCTGGGAACACCAGCGCGATAATAACCCAGAGTGGGATGCCGTTTTGACCCGTCAGCGTTTGCGGGCATCTCGATATTTCACTGAGCGAGAGGGGGCAAAGATACTAGGCTTAGTATTGGACCGCTTAAGCGTGCTGAGGAACCAGATCATGTTTGGTGGTGCCACGTTCAAGAGTTCAGTGAATCGCTCTCAGGTTTCGGAAGGAGCACTATTATTGGAAGAGTTAGTTCCTGCAGTCATTTCGGTGATGTTACAGTCTGCCGATGACGATTGGGGGCAAATCTATTATCCTGTTATGAGTCAGCTTGCTGAGTAA
- a CDS encoding MBL fold metallo-hydrolase yields MQSVSQFKIIGCGNSESLRHFNNNALLCCTSGNLLIDCGHTAKLALHEQGYGWADIDAVYITHVHGDHVFGLERLAFESRFKLNTRPKLFLEPELENELWEQTLKGSLGNINGKSQVLADYFDVQFIQDHKFSFGGHHIHSIPVDHAPDKSAFGILIDNYLFYSGDTKAIPEVVNELNFEIGFHDASVAEISPVHAHFESLKSSYSVATCKKLYLMSYEDDWRLAAKDIDGTFAGLAEQGQVVTLP; encoded by the coding sequence ATGCAAAGTGTAAGTCAGTTTAAAATTATCGGCTGTGGTAATTCCGAGTCACTAAGGCATTTTAATAATAATGCACTGCTATGCTGCACAAGTGGCAACCTGCTTATCGATTGCGGGCACACTGCAAAGCTCGCATTACATGAACAGGGATATGGCTGGGCTGATATCGACGCGGTTTACATCACTCATGTGCATGGCGATCATGTTTTCGGTCTAGAGCGGTTAGCATTCGAAAGCCGCTTTAAACTAAACACTCGCCCGAAGTTATTCCTCGAACCCGAACTCGAAAACGAGCTCTGGGAGCAAACTCTAAAAGGGTCATTGGGCAATATTAATGGTAAGAGCCAAGTATTAGCGGATTACTTTGATGTGCAATTCATTCAGGACCATAAGTTTAGTTTCGGAGGTCATCATATCCATTCAATACCTGTGGATCATGCCCCAGATAAGTCGGCGTTTGGCATTCTTATTGATAACTACTTGTTTTATTCTGGGGATACCAAGGCGATTCCAGAGGTTGTTAATGAACTCAACTTCGAAATAGGTTTTCATGATGCCTCAGTGGCTGAAATTAGTCCCGTTCACGCTCATTTTGAATCGCTTAAGTCCTCTTATTCGGTAGCGACCTGCAAAAAATTGTATCTAATGAGCTATGAGGACGATTGGCGGTTAGCAGCGAAGGACATTGACGGCACTTTCGCTGGTCTAGCGGAGCAGGGACAAGTGGTCACGTTGCCCTAG
- a CDS encoding NAD(P)/FAD-dependent oxidoreductase yields MLDIVVIGGGHNGLVCAYYLAKKGLKVKILERRDVIGGAAVTEEFHPGFRNSTASYTVSLLNPKIIDEMDLYRHGLRILNRPTSNFLPINDTESLQLGSTLEETQQEFARFSTADAEALPAYYDMLEQVADFLRAMLLETPIDYGAGFANIMRGFRMAGSLNKIKDSGRRDVIDLFTKSAAEVLDQWFENDHVKAIFAFDSVVGNYASPYTPGSAYVLLHHVFGEVNGVSGAWGHAVGGMGSITQAMAAAAIELGVDIQTSAGVDEVLVEQGSAVGVRLSSGEIVYAKRVVSNTNPKLLFQQLVASEHLSSEFKRRIDGYRCGSATFRMNVALSELPDFSCKPGTTMQPHHQSGVVMSPTMDYMHQAYLDAQADGWSARPIVEMLIPSTVDDSLAPPGMHVASLFCQHFAPELKDERSWDDYREEAADCIIDLVSEFAPNFRAAVMGRKILSPLDLERDFGLIGGDIMHGSLGLDQLYTNRPIHGYSDYRTPIKGLYLCGSGTHPGGGVTGAPGHNAANEIWRDAKTWWQI; encoded by the coding sequence ATGCTCGATATCGTAGTTATCGGTGGTGGTCACAACGGTTTGGTATGTGCTTACTACTTGGCAAAGAAAGGCTTAAAGGTGAAAATCCTGGAGCGACGTGATGTGATCGGTGGCGCCGCGGTCACCGAGGAGTTTCATCCGGGGTTTCGTAACTCTACGGCAAGCTATACAGTAAGTTTACTCAATCCCAAGATCATTGATGAGATGGACTTGTATCGTCATGGTTTAAGAATTCTTAATCGCCCCACGTCGAACTTCCTTCCTATTAACGACACGGAGAGCTTACAACTAGGCTCAACCTTGGAAGAAACTCAACAGGAGTTCGCACGCTTTTCCACGGCAGACGCCGAAGCACTTCCCGCTTATTACGATATGTTAGAACAGGTCGCTGACTTCCTGCGGGCGATGTTACTGGAAACACCAATAGACTACGGCGCAGGTTTCGCCAATATCATGCGTGGCTTCCGGATGGCTGGATCGCTGAATAAAATCAAAGACTCTGGACGTCGAGATGTCATTGATCTTTTTACAAAGAGCGCGGCCGAGGTCCTTGATCAATGGTTCGAGAATGATCATGTGAAGGCAATCTTCGCCTTCGATTCGGTGGTTGGCAACTATGCTAGTCCCTACACTCCTGGTTCAGCGTATGTATTACTTCACCATGTTTTTGGTGAGGTTAACGGCGTTAGTGGAGCTTGGGGTCATGCGGTGGGCGGAATGGGATCCATCACTCAAGCGATGGCGGCTGCGGCAATTGAACTGGGCGTTGACATCCAGACCTCAGCGGGGGTTGATGAAGTATTAGTCGAGCAGGGTAGTGCTGTGGGGGTGAGACTGAGTAGCGGTGAGATCGTTTATGCTAAGCGAGTGGTTTCTAATACTAATCCCAAACTGCTATTCCAGCAGTTGGTCGCGAGTGAACACCTTTCTTCTGAATTCAAGCGCAGGATCGACGGCTACCGATGTGGTTCAGCCACCTTTCGGATGAATGTTGCCCTGTCTGAATTACCAGATTTCTCCTGTAAGCCAGGAACTACGATGCAGCCTCACCATCAAAGCGGTGTCGTCATGTCGCCAACTATGGACTATATGCACCAAGCCTATCTTGACGCCCAGGCAGACGGTTGGTCCGCGCGGCCGATTGTTGAGATGTTGATTCCGAGTACCGTGGATGACAGTCTAGCGCCACCTGGTATGCATGTGGCATCGCTATTTTGCCAGCATTTTGCTCCCGAGCTCAAAGACGAGCGTAGTTGGGACGATTATCGGGAAGAGGCCGCCGATTGCATTATTGATTTAGTTAGCGAGTTCGCGCCGAATTTTAGGGCCGCGGTCATGGGTAGAAAGATTCTCTCTCCCTTAGATTTAGAACGTGATTTTGGCTTGATTGGTGGAGATATTATGCATGGTTCGCTTGGGCTTGATCAGCTATATACCAACCGACCTATTCATGGTTACTCGGATTATCGAACCCCCATTAAGGGGTTGTATCTCTGTGGCTCGGGGACTCATCCAGGAGGAGGTGTAACGGGTGCACCGGGTCATAACGCGGCTAACGAAATCTGGCGAGACGCCAAAACTTGGTGGCAGATATAG
- a CDS encoding class I SAM-dependent methyltransferase, with the protein MYKYNLELSNIAMEGNVTMERLLIKAKHSRIQAVSSESHHEEWLSFLDSRCGSFLDIGAASGRDAHWFASRGWQVTAVEDNPQWERLYDGNAKVEWICDKLPNLLSLISKPQYDAILVSNQWPRLNQVEQQQALLRLFGLLKTGGLLVVTWSEGGEYKNEHPVDYLPFRKALIVEGPDAIDPSAIMYTAIFGANQSL; encoded by the coding sequence ATGTACAAATATAACTTAGAGCTCTCTAATATTGCCATGGAAGGTAACGTAACAATGGAGCGGTTGCTCATAAAAGCCAAGCATAGTCGGATCCAGGCTGTGTCTAGCGAATCTCATCACGAGGAATGGTTGTCGTTTCTTGATTCGCGCTGTGGAAGTTTTCTCGATATAGGTGCCGCCAGCGGGCGAGATGCACACTGGTTCGCTTCGCGTGGATGGCAGGTAACCGCGGTGGAAGACAATCCTCAATGGGAACGACTCTACGATGGTAACGCCAAGGTAGAATGGATCTGCGATAAATTACCTAATTTACTATCCCTCATTAGTAAACCACAGTATGACGCCATTCTGGTTAGTAATCAGTGGCCGCGACTTAATCAAGTGGAGCAGCAGCAGGCATTACTCCGACTTTTTGGTTTGCTAAAGACTGGCGGCTTGTTAGTGGTGACTTGGTCAGAAGGTGGGGAATATAAAAACGAGCATCCGGTAGATTATCTTCCCTTCAGAAAGGCACTCATTGTAGAAGGGCCCGATGCAATTGACCCTTCAGCCATTATGTACACAGCCATTTTTGGGGCGAATCAAAGTTTATAG
- the rmuC gene encoding DNA recombination protein RmuC — protein sequence MQIEMLVLVGACALLVLIKATMAVLWLRQYQRANHVQRAAELERQALQLSAQEADKLVLELRELQQTSLDNDRKFQRANAQLEAKETEQQRLLERSAIRDNDLKTLQQQLSAAKERLAEQAATAAEREASLAQQLADFKASREQLKTEFEQLAQEVLERKGQAFKLQSEDSIKQLLQPLQIDVKGFREKVESIHVEELKQRSALRQELIGLQELNRQITDKADALTNALQGQKKLQGNWGELMLENVLDSSGLRIGTDYTREKGFTDGNGRQQRPDAIVYLPQGKHLIIDAKTSLAAYTRFVNAEDVEVRTMALGEHAAAVSARITELADKSYYKLPELNSPEVVIMFIPIESAYVEALKHDETLYQRAIEKNVLVATPTTLLTSLNIVRQLWRFEDQSKHSAELATRAAKFYDKLRLFLESMSRVGKGIDQAREQYDKALGQLATGRGNLIKQAAEFNELGVSVTKELDAELVGKANLELPEVSDTANQDN from the coding sequence ATGCAGATTGAGATGCTTGTTCTGGTAGGCGCCTGCGCCTTATTGGTGTTGATAAAAGCGACTATGGCGGTGCTTTGGTTGAGACAATATCAGCGCGCTAACCACGTACAGAGAGCTGCAGAATTGGAACGACAAGCTCTGCAATTAAGCGCCCAGGAGGCAGATAAGTTAGTGTTGGAGTTGCGGGAACTTCAGCAAACAAGCTTAGATAATGACCGAAAGTTTCAGCGAGCCAATGCGCAGCTAGAGGCTAAGGAAACTGAACAACAGCGCCTGCTAGAGCGTTCAGCAATTAGAGACAATGACCTTAAGACATTACAGCAACAGCTTTCAGCAGCGAAGGAAAGGTTGGCAGAGCAGGCGGCAACTGCTGCCGAAAGAGAGGCTAGTCTCGCTCAACAGTTAGCGGACTTCAAGGCGAGCAGAGAGCAGCTTAAGACGGAATTCGAACAGCTTGCGCAAGAGGTTCTAGAGAGGAAAGGCCAGGCGTTTAAATTGCAAAGTGAAGATTCAATAAAGCAATTACTTCAGCCATTGCAGATAGATGTTAAAGGTTTTCGCGAAAAAGTTGAGTCCATTCACGTAGAAGAATTAAAGCAGCGCAGTGCGCTTCGTCAGGAACTCATTGGGCTGCAGGAGTTAAACCGACAAATCACCGATAAAGCTGATGCATTAACCAACGCACTTCAGGGTCAGAAGAAATTGCAAGGTAACTGGGGTGAGTTGATGTTAGAGAATGTCCTCGATAGCTCGGGGCTTCGTATTGGCACGGATTATACCCGAGAGAAGGGCTTTACCGATGGGAATGGCCGCCAGCAGCGACCTGACGCCATCGTGTACCTGCCGCAGGGGAAGCATTTGATTATCGATGCCAAGACATCGCTGGCTGCCTATACGCGGTTTGTGAATGCTGAGGATGTTGAGGTTCGAACAATGGCTCTTGGGGAGCACGCTGCCGCCGTCAGTGCACGTATTACCGAGCTTGCCGATAAGAGCTATTACAAGCTTCCAGAGTTAAACTCGCCTGAAGTCGTGATCATGTTTATTCCGATCGAGTCGGCCTACGTGGAAGCGCTAAAGCACGATGAAACCCTATATCAACGCGCAATTGAGAAAAATGTCTTAGTCGCAACACCCACCACACTTTTGACGAGCTTAAATATTGTCCGGCAGCTTTGGCGATTTGAGGATCAAAGCAAGCACAGTGCAGAGCTTGCTACCCGAGCAGCCAAATTCTACGACAAGCTAAGGCTATTTCTGGAAAGTATGTCCAGAGTTGGAAAAGGCATTGACCAAGCGCGTGAACAGTATGATAAAGCATTAGGGCAGCTAGCAACCGGGCGAGGCAACCTTATTAAGCAGGCTGCGGAGTTTAACGAGCTCGGAGTTTCGGTGACGAAAGAGTTAGATGCCGAGTTAGTGGGCAAAGCAAATCTTGAGTTGCCCGAAGTTTCCGATACAGCCAATCAAGACAATTGA
- a CDS encoding MATE family efflux transporter, translating to MAKKDFTQGNVLNHILVMSATSTIGLLAIFGVDLTDLIFLSQLGDDDILAAIGFAGVILFFTQSIGIGLSVAMLALVSKAIGQGDEAKMKATASNIMLFSSIIAVAIALITFPFLENLLAWLGATGRSAELAYSYSAWLLPFFPVMVLATSANAIVRALGDAKRAMSMMLAGALVNLILDPIFIFYFELGIEGAAMASAAARVTMASFALYAVLKVHPMLARINWQQFRSEVGIIARFALPTTLTNFATPIGMALLTYKLAEIGTTAVAGSAIISKITPVAFAVFYSLSGAVGPIIGQNVGAGLYPRVIETLKASVKFSCVYTAILWLLMVLTLPYILVLFGAEGQVADVVKAFCYFAIPLTCAMGALFVANAGFNNMGRPGFATAANFLRNSIGVIPFVWLGSEWFGAEGAIVGFSLGGFIFGVLAIFYCIRLAKSRLERQLLAEMKNAD from the coding sequence ATGGCGAAGAAGGACTTTACTCAGGGGAATGTGCTCAATCACATTTTAGTGATGTCAGCGACCTCGACCATCGGTTTATTGGCCATCTTCGGCGTGGACTTAACGGACCTTATTTTTCTCAGTCAGCTGGGTGACGATGACATTTTAGCGGCCATCGGCTTTGCCGGAGTTATTCTTTTCTTTACTCAGTCTATTGGTATTGGGTTATCAGTGGCGATGTTGGCGTTGGTTTCAAAGGCTATTGGCCAGGGTGACGAAGCGAAGATGAAGGCGACCGCTTCGAATATCATGCTCTTTTCATCCATCATCGCGGTAGCCATTGCTCTGATTACGTTTCCCTTTCTTGAGAACCTACTGGCTTGGTTAGGCGCAACGGGTCGCTCTGCTGAGTTGGCGTATAGTTATAGCGCCTGGTTGTTACCTTTCTTTCCGGTGATGGTTCTTGCTACCTCGGCGAACGCCATTGTCAGAGCGCTTGGGGATGCCAAGCGAGCGATGTCAATGATGCTGGCTGGCGCACTGGTCAATTTAATTCTGGATCCTATTTTTATTTTCTATTTTGAGTTGGGTATTGAGGGTGCGGCGATGGCGTCGGCGGCGGCCAGAGTGACAATGGCTTCCTTTGCCTTATACGCTGTCTTGAAAGTCCATCCTATGCTCGCACGAATAAATTGGCAGCAATTTCGATCTGAAGTAGGAATCATTGCTCGATTCGCTTTACCGACAACGCTCACTAACTTTGCCACGCCAATTGGTATGGCGTTGCTCACCTACAAACTTGCCGAAATTGGTACGACGGCGGTGGCGGGATCGGCGATCATATCAAAGATTACACCCGTCGCGTTTGCGGTATTTTATTCTCTGTCGGGAGCAGTTGGGCCAATTATTGGCCAAAATGTTGGCGCTGGCTTGTATCCACGGGTGATCGAAACTTTGAAGGCATCGGTGAAGTTTAGTTGTGTTTATACGGCGATACTCTGGTTGCTGATGGTGCTTACGTTGCCATACATCTTGGTGCTATTCGGCGCGGAAGGTCAGGTTGCCGATGTGGTCAAAGCATTTTGCTACTTTGCGATTCCTCTTACCTGCGCAATGGGTGCGTTATTTGTGGCTAACGCTGGTTTCAATAATATGGGTCGGCCGGGATTTGCAACGGCGGCAAACTTCCTTAGGAACAGCATTGGAGTCATCCCCTTCGTTTGGTTGGGCTCGGAGTGGTTTGGGGCCGAAGGCGCTATTGTTGGTTTTTCACTAGGTGGTTTCATATTTGGAGTGCTAGCTATTTTCTACTGTATTAGATTGGCTAAATCTAGACTGGAGAGGCAGCTATTAGCGGAGATGAAGAATGCAGATTGA
- a CDS encoding L-serine ammonia-lyase, producing MALSIFDIFKVGVGPSSSHTIGPMWAGRYFLDELIARNELEKVARIKVGLYGSLALTGFGHATDKAAILGIAGLAPDTMCPDFADEVFDRAKIEGKLRLNDLRDIDFNYESDMIFHFNEALPEHPNGIRFYAVDENGIGLFEKAYLSTGGGFVISVDEFHQTSSTETMEVNVPWDFDNGDDILAICEAQQFSIAEMAYQNEEAISGLSRNDIHARIDHIWEVMKACIDRGMRMDGQLPVSGIKRRAKDMMTSLTAHPEAMLSDHFAIMDWVTLFAMAVNEENACGGRVVTAPTNGAAGVIPAVLAYYTRFDKKSSEQGVRDFLATAAVIGMLYKMNASISGAEVGCQGEVGVACSMASAGLAAVMGGTVLQVENSAEIGMEHHLGMTCDPVGGLVQVPCIERNSMAAIKTITAARLALRGNGYHEVSLDNVIETMYNTGLDIQAKYRETSQGGLALYAGKKSQC from the coding sequence ATGGCTTTAAGCATTTTCGACATCTTTAAGGTTGGCGTTGGCCCTTCCAGTTCACATACCATCGGGCCGATGTGGGCCGGACGTTACTTTTTAGACGAACTGATTGCGCGTAATGAACTTGAAAAGGTTGCTCGGATCAAAGTCGGCCTTTATGGATCGCTCGCGCTAACAGGCTTCGGTCACGCCACCGATAAAGCCGCAATTCTTGGCATTGCGGGCCTTGCTCCCGACACGATGTGTCCTGACTTTGCCGATGAAGTTTTTGACCGAGCCAAAATTGAAGGGAAGCTTCGCCTTAATGACCTGCGGGACATCGACTTCAATTACGAAAGCGATATGATTTTCCATTTTAACGAAGCTCTCCCCGAGCACCCTAATGGTATTCGCTTCTATGCGGTTGATGAAAACGGCATTGGTCTCTTCGAGAAAGCCTACTTGTCCACGGGAGGAGGCTTTGTCATCAGCGTAGATGAGTTTCATCAGACCTCATCAACTGAGACCATGGAAGTTAACGTACCTTGGGACTTTGACAATGGCGACGACATTCTCGCCATCTGCGAAGCGCAGCAATTTAGTATTGCTGAGATGGCTTACCAAAATGAAGAAGCCATCAGCGGCTTGTCTCGAAATGATATCCATGCGCGTATCGATCATATATGGGAAGTGATGAAAGCGTGTATTGACCGCGGAATGCGAATGGATGGCCAACTACCTGTGAGCGGGATTAAACGTCGCGCCAAGGACATGATGACGAGCTTAACGGCACACCCCGAGGCCATGCTCAGTGACCACTTTGCGATTATGGACTGGGTGACGCTCTTCGCTATGGCCGTAAATGAAGAGAACGCCTGCGGTGGCCGAGTGGTAACAGCACCTACGAATGGCGCCGCCGGTGTAATACCTGCAGTGCTTGCCTACTATACTCGATTCGATAAAAAGAGTAGCGAACAGGGGGTCCGAGATTTCTTAGCAACTGCCGCCGTGATCGGCATGCTCTATAAAATGAATGCGTCGATCTCGGGAGCTGAAGTGGGTTGCCAAGGTGAAGTCGGCGTGGCCTGCTCCATGGCCTCTGCCGGTTTAGCAGCGGTTATGGGCGGGACGGTTTTACAGGTGGAGAATTCCGCAGAGATTGGCATGGAGCATCACCTCGGCATGACCTGTGACCCCGTAGGCGGGCTTGTTCAGGTTCCATGTATTGAACGCAATAGCATGGCAGCAATTAAAACCATTACTGCGGCGCGCTTAGCGTTGCGTGGAAACGGTTACCACGAAGTATCTTTGGATAATGTGATTGAGACGATGTATAACACGGGGTTAGACATTCAGGCCAAGTATCGGGAAACGTCCCAAGGTGGACTAGCACTCTACGCGGGAAAGAAATCTCAGTGCTAA
- the ggt gene encoding gamma-glutamyltransferase: MSIRIQHWLIGAALILPSLTSANNSHAGAVAMPEKHAALVAKEVIESGGNAIDAAVAAGFVLSVTYPEAGNIGGGGFMLLHMEGVNDFLDYRETAPAGASRDMYLDPNGDVIPNASLIGGASSGTPGTVAGLWAAHQKYGSKPWRDLVMPAVALARDGFVVEAHLQQEARYFMETAMGKSSNFYEYFGSQLIAGERFVQPDLASVLQRIADKGPSGFYEGETAELIVAQMARTGGLISKQDLAGYSVKWRAPLMGEWRNTQVVTAPPPSSGGIALLQILGMYSAINSTPQHNSTEYVHLLSEIYKRVYADRAEYLGDPDFVDVPQQALLANNYLHDRAAEVNLAAISETADVRFGAVESPQTTHFSIVDNAGNAVSNTYTLNWSFGSGNVVEGAGFLLNNEMDDFSAKPGVPNIYGVIGGEANAIAPHKRMLSSMTPSLVLVEGKVDFVSGTPGGSTIITSVAQTILNRYVFGQNALESVSSSRFHHQLFPENHLLMSEALSDQAMSELTDLGYSHSVEWLGDLQVAAKHGDSYEAAADPRGRGVALSF; this comes from the coding sequence ATGTCCATACGTATCCAACATTGGCTAATAGGCGCTGCCCTAATATTGCCATCACTGACTAGCGCGAATAACTCCCACGCCGGTGCGGTGGCGATGCCCGAAAAGCATGCCGCGTTGGTTGCCAAAGAAGTCATTGAGTCAGGCGGTAATGCCATTGATGCTGCAGTTGCGGCGGGCTTCGTCTTAAGTGTTACTTATCCTGAGGCGGGAAATATTGGTGGTGGCGGTTTTATGCTACTACATATGGAGGGTGTGAATGATTTCCTAGATTACCGAGAGACAGCGCCAGCTGGTGCCTCTAGGGATATGTATTTGGATCCAAATGGCGATGTGATCCCCAACGCATCACTGATCGGTGGTGCATCATCGGGTACGCCTGGAACCGTAGCGGGACTTTGGGCGGCTCATCAAAAATATGGTAGTAAGCCCTGGCGAGACTTGGTCATGCCGGCCGTAGCACTTGCTCGAGATGGTTTCGTTGTGGAAGCACATCTGCAGCAAGAGGCGCGCTATTTCATGGAAACGGCGATGGGAAAGAGCTCCAATTTTTATGAATATTTTGGCTCTCAGCTAATAGCTGGAGAACGTTTTGTTCAGCCCGATTTGGCCTCAGTTCTTCAGCGTATCGCCGACAAGGGGCCTAGCGGCTTTTATGAGGGCGAGACAGCTGAGCTGATCGTTGCTCAAATGGCGCGTACGGGAGGGTTGATCAGTAAGCAGGACCTCGCAGGCTATTCGGTAAAGTGGCGAGCTCCATTGATGGGCGAATGGCGAAATACGCAGGTGGTGACTGCACCGCCTCCAAGTTCAGGGGGTATTGCACTACTGCAAATACTGGGCATGTACTCAGCAATCAATAGCACGCCGCAGCATAACAGTACCGAATACGTTCATCTGCTATCGGAAATCTACAAACGAGTCTACGCGGATCGAGCTGAATACTTAGGTGACCCCGACTTTGTTGACGTTCCCCAGCAGGCACTTCTGGCAAATAACTATCTTCACGATCGAGCTGCTGAAGTAAATCTAGCGGCTATCTCTGAGACTGCGGACGTAAGATTTGGCGCGGTCGAAAGTCCTCAGACCACACACTTTTCGATTGTCGATAATGCCGGAAATGCCGTTTCAAATACCTACACCCTAAATTGGTCATTCGGTAGTGGTAATGTAGTTGAAGGAGCAGGATTTCTGTTAAACAACGAAATGGATGATTTTTCTGCGAAGCCTGGCGTGCCCAACATATACGGTGTAATAGGTGGTGAAGCGAATGCCATCGCCCCGCATAAACGGATGCTGTCTTCAATGACGCCGAGTTTAGTCTTAGTCGAGGGTAAGGTTGATTTCGTCAGCGGCACGCCGGGAGGCTCAACCATTATCACCAGTGTGGCGCAGACTATTTTGAATCGTTATGTCTTTGGTCAAAACGCACTTGAGTCGGTTTCTAGCTCACGCTTCCACCATCAATTGTTTCCGGAAAATCATCTGTTGATGAGCGAAGCACTTTCTGACCAGGCGATGAGTGAGTTGACTGATCTTGGCTATAGCCATTCAGTGGAGTGGTTGGGAGATCTCCAGGTAGCTGCGAAGCATGGCGACTCCTATGAGGCGGCGGCGGATCCACGCGGTCGCGGGGTTGCGCTCAGTTTTTAA